The genomic segment AGCATCCCGGCGGAGACCTGGGGTGACTACATGGGGGATGCGGTCGCGAACCTGCCGGTGGCCGACTTCCCCGACCCGGACCTCGCCGTGCTGTCTCCGGTCGCTCCCCAGACCGTCACCAACCGCGCGGCGGTGGCCCGATGATGCGCGCCTTGCCGTTGCTACCGCTGATCGCTTTGGCGATCGTCGCGTCGTTCGTGGTGGTGGTGTTGTTCACGGCGATCTTCTTCCTCAGCAACTACCGGGCGGGTCCGCTGCCGAGCCCAGATGAGCTCCAGCTACCGGAGCCCAGCATCGTCCGAGACGCCGCGGGCGACGTGATCGCCAAGCTGGACCCGGGCGCGGTCCGGTCGAACATCGAGCTGGACGAGCTCCCCGACCACGTCTGGCAGGCGATCCTGGCGGTCGAGGACCGCAACTTCTACGAGCACGAGGGGTACTCGACGCGGGGCATCATCCGTGCGTTCTGGACCAACCTCATCCACGGTGAGATCCGTCAGGGCGGCTCGACCATCACGCAGCAGTACGTCGACATCGCCATCCGGGAGGTCCCGCGCACCTACCGGGGGAAGCTGCGCGAGCTGGCGTACGCCCGCAAGCTCGAGGGCCGACTCGGCAAGGATCAGATCCTGGAGTACTACCTCAACGCCGTCCCGTTCGGGCGCGGCGCGCTCGGGATCGAAGCGGCTGCCCAGACCTACTTCGGGAAGGCTGCGACCGAGCTCAGCGTCAACGAGGCTGCGACGCTCGCCGGGATGGTCGCGGCCCCCTCCCGTTACGACCCCGGACGCCACCCCGAGGTGGCCAACGAGCGACGCGAGATCGCGCTGCGGGGCATGGCCGAGGAGGGCTGGCTACCGGACGCGGAGGCCGACCAGCTGATCGCCGAGGGGCTCCCTGAGCTCCGCGACGAACCACTGGTCGAGTACGGGACGAACGCGTACTACCTCGACGCGGTGCAACAGGCCCTCGCCGATGAACTCGGCGACGAGCAGGACATCTACCTCGGCCTGGATGTGACCACCGAGCTCGACACGCGGCTGCAGGAGCTGGCGCTCACGACCTTGAACGCCCACCTGGCGGACGTTCCGTACACCGGGGCGATGGTGTCCATCGACCCGACCAGCGGTGCCGTGAAAGCCGTGGTCGGGGGACGGGATTTCCGCTCCGAGCAGTTCAACATCGCGATCCGGGGCGGCAACCAGGCCGGGTCGGCGTTCAAGCCGTTCGGTCTGGCGGCGTGGTTGGACCAGGGTCGGTCCCTCGAGGAGGTGTTCCCAGCCCCGGCGCAGATGGTGGTCAACTTCGACGATTTCCCGCCGTACGACGTGTCGAACTTCGGCAACGCGGGGTTCGGTCAGCAGAACGTCCGCCAAGCCACTCTGACGTCCACCAACGTCGTGTACGCACAGATCGCGTCGGAGGTCGGCCCCGAGGCCGTGAAGCAGATGGCGGTCGCAGCGGGCATCAACGACACCGAGGACCTCGTCGCCGTCCCGTCGCTGATCCTGGGCACGGTCGACGTCACCCCGCTGGACATGGCGCAGGGGTACGCGACGTTCGCGGCGGGCGGGGAGCGACACGAGCCGCGGTTCATCAGGACCATCCGCGACATCGAATCGGGGCAGGTGGTGCTCGACGCCGAGCGGGCTCGCCCGGAGCGGGCCATGCAGGCCGACGTCGCCTACGGCGTCACCGACGTGCTCATCGACAACATCCAGGAGGGGACGGGGACGTCCGCACAGCTCGGACGGCCGGCGGCCGGCAAGACCGGCACCACCGACGACTTCCGTGATGCCTGGTTCGTTGGGTACGTC from the Actinomycetota bacterium genome contains:
- a CDS encoding penicillin-binding protein — translated: MMRALPLLPLIALAIVASFVVVVLFTAIFFLSNYRAGPLPSPDELQLPEPSIVRDAAGDVIAKLDPGAVRSNIELDELPDHVWQAILAVEDRNFYEHEGYSTRGIIRAFWTNLIHGEIRQGGSTITQQYVDIAIREVPRTYRGKLRELAYARKLEGRLGKDQILEYYLNAVPFGRGALGIEAAAQTYFGKAATELSVNEAATLAGMVAAPSRYDPGRHPEVANERREIALRGMAEEGWLPDAEADQLIAEGLPELRDEPLVEYGTNAYYLDAVQQALADELGDEQDIYLGLDVTTELDTRLQELALTTLNAHLADVPYTGAMVSIDPTSGAVKAVVGGRDFRSEQFNIAIRGGNQAGSAFKPFGLAAWLDQGRSLEEVFPAPAQMVVNFDDFPPYDVSNFGNAGFGQQNVRQATLTSTNVVYAQIASEVGPEAVKQMAVAAGINDTEDLVAVPSLILGTVDVTPLDMAQGYATFAAGGERHEPRFIRTIRDIESGQVVLDAERARPERAMQADVAYGVTDVLIDNIQEGTGTSAQLGRPAAGKTGTTDDFRDAWFVGYVPQLATAVWIGNADNTPMARVTGSSIPAETWGDYMGQAVAPLAVEQFPEPNWDTLVPRSPTPTDRSPVPVDTFGGTEPAFSPPPTSGPDLGPETVEETTPTREPTFGTTQPTFGNTAPTSPQPQPDDSPTTRRPGPVETLTPILPG